The following proteins come from a genomic window of Saccharomyces mikatae IFO 1815 strain IFO1815 genome assembly, chromosome: 7:
- the STT3 gene encoding dolichyl-diphosphooligosaccharide--protein glycosyltransferase subunit STT3 (similar to Saccharomyces cerevisiae STT3 (YGL022W); ancestral locus Anc_4.98) has product MGSDRSCVLSVFQTILKLVIFVAIFGAAISSRLFAVIKFESIIHEFDPWFNYRATKYLVNNSFYKFLNWFDDRTWYPLGRVTGGTLYPGLMTTSAFIWHALRNWLGLPIDIRNVCVLFAPLFSGVTAWATYEFTKEIKDASAGLLAAGFIAIVPGYISRSVAGSYDNEAIAITLLMVTFMFWIKAQKTGSIMHATCAALFYFYMVSAWGGYVFITNLIPLHVFLLILMGRYSSKLYSAYTTWYAIGTVASMQIPFVGFLPIRSNDHMAALGVFGLIQIVAFGDFIKGQISTAKFKVIMMVSLFLILVLGVVGLSALTYMGLIAPWTGRFYSLWDTNYAKIHIPIIASVSEHQPVSWPAFFFDTHFLIWLFPAGVFLLFLDLKDEHVFVIAYSVLCSYFAGVMVRLMLTLTPVICVSAAVALSKIFDVYLDFKTSDRKYVVKPTALLAKLIVSGSFIFYLYLFVFHSTWVTRTAYSSPSVVLPSQTPDGKLALIDDFREAYYWLRMNSDEDSKVAAWWDYGYQIGGMADRTTLVDNNTWNNTHIAIVGKAMASPEEKSYEILKEHDVDYVLVIFGGLIGFGGDDINKFLWMIRISEGIWPDEIKERDFYTAEGEYRVDARASETMRNSLLYKMSYKDFPQLFNGGQGTDRVRQQMITPQDVPPLDYFDEVFTSENWMVRIYQLKKDDPQGRTLKDVGDLTRSSAKTRRSVKKPQLGLRV; this is encoded by the coding sequence ATGGGATCCGACCGGTCGTGTGTTTTGTCTGTGTTTCAGACCATCCTCAAGCTCGTCATCTTCGTGGCGATCTTTGGGGCAGCCATCTCGTCACGTTTGTTTGCAGTGATCAAGTTTGAGTCCATTATCCACGAATTTGACCCCTGGTTTAATTATAGAGCTACGAAATACCTCGTCAACAATTCCTTTTACAAGTTTTTAAACTGGTTTGACGACCGTACCTGGTACCCCCTCGGAAGGGTTACTGGGGGTACTTTATATCCCGGGCTGATGACTACCAGTGCGTTCATTTGGCATGCTCTGCGCAATTGGCTGGGCTTGCCAATCGACATTAGGAACGTTTGTGTGCTGTTTGCGCCGCTGTTTTCTGGGGTGACCGCTTGGGCCACTTACGAATTTACTAAGGAGATTAAAGACGCCAGCGCTGGGCTTTTGGCTGCGGGTTTTATCGCCATTGTCCCCGGCTATATATCTAGATCTGTGGCTGGGTCTTACGATAATGAGGCCATTGCCATCACGTTGTTGATGGTCACCTTCATGTTCTGGATTAAGGCGCAAAAGACAGGGTCTATTATGCACGCAACGTGCGCAGCATTGTTTTACTTCTACATGGTTTCTGCCTGGGGAGGCTACGTGTTCATCACGAACTTGATCCCACTCCACGTCTTTCTGTTGATTTTGATGGGCAGATATTCATCCAAGCTGTATTCTGCCTATACTACTTGGTATGCCATTGGTACCGTTGCATCCATGCAGATTCCATTTGTTGGTTTCTTACCTATCAGATCGAACGACCACATGGCTGCATTAGGTGTCTTTGGCTTGATTCAAATTGTCGCCTTTGGTGACTTCATCAAGGGTCAAATCAGTACAGCAAAGTTCAAAGTCATCATGATGGtctctttgtttttgatcTTGGTCCTTGGTGTGGTCGGACTTTCTGCCTTAACCTATATGGGCTTGATTGCCCCTTGGACCGGTAGATTCTATTCGCTATGGGATACCAACTACGCCAAGATTCATATCCCCATCATCGCCTCCGTCTCTGAACATCAACCGGTTTCGTGGCCcgctttcttctttgatacCCACTTTTTGATCTGGCTATTCCCCGCAGGCGTTTTCCTGTTATTCCTTGATTTAAAAGATGAACACGTTTTTGTCATTGCTTACTCAGTTCTATGTTCTTACTTCGCAGGTGTCATGGTTAGATTGATGTTGACTTTGACTCCGGTTATCTGTGTGTCCGCTGCCGTCGCTTTGTCCAAGATATTTGACGTCTACTTAGACTTCAAGACGAGCGACCGCAAATACGTTGTCAAACCTACTGCACTATTGGCTAAATTGATTGTTTCCGGATCATTCATCTTTTATTTGTATCTCTTCGTCTTCCATTCCACTTGGGTAACAAGAACTGCGTACTCTTCTCCTTCTGTTGTTTTGCCATCGCAAACTCCAGACGGTAAATTGGCGCTGATTGATGATTTCAGAGAAGCTTACTATTGGCTAAGAATGAACTCGGACGAGGACAGTAAGGTCGCGGCATGGTGGGATTACGGTTATCAAATTGGTGGTATGGCCGATAGAACCACGTTGGTCGACAATAACACATGGAACAATACCCATATTGCCATTGTTGGTAAGGCCATGGCCTCCcctgaagaaaaatcttaCGAAATTTTAAAGGAACACGACGTTGATTACGTCTTAGTCATCTTTGGAGGCCTAATTGGGTTTGGTGGTGATGACATTAACAAATTCTTGTGGATGATCAGAATCAGCGAAGGAATCTGGCCagatgaaataaaagagcGTGATTTCTATACTGCAGAGGGCGAATACAGGGTGGATGCAAGGGCCTCGGAAACTATGAGAAACTCACTTCTATACAAGATGTCCTACAAAGATTTCCCACAATTGTTCAATGGTGGTCAAGGTACCGACAGAGTGCGTCAACAAATGATTACTCCACAAGATGTCCCACCCCTAGACTACTTTGACGAAGTATTCACGTCCGAAAACTGGATGGTGAGAATATATCAACTGAAAAAGGACGACCCTCAAGGTAGAACTTTGAAAGACGTCGGTGACTTAACCAGATCGTCCGCcaaaacaagaagatcCGTAAAGAAACCTCAGTTAGGCCTGAGAGTATAA
- the ALK1 gene encoding protein kinase ALK1 (similar to Saccharomyces cerevisiae ALK2 (YBL009W) and ALK1 (YGL021W); ancestral locus Anc_4.100) yields the protein MDFETSFEEFVEDKRFIALEVSDNDDDYDTDLTADTADAAEEVEDSVILNMRDSKASLNVSTSNSTPRKTNTSSKKRWSLLSNHSAVSSSKSKKRWSVLSSSFTSESHKDREPRGVLQQKRKSLQSYSSLDTVTSSSSISASSSLKRSSTGLSLRQLFTKIGINDETPQSGIGIPKGKENLPPTLGKPPSSMVPTSSESRLRTPLKPLVNHSKRPTLHPHYQQQQQQQQQQTLCNASLSSRRSSVSSTASSASSSKWRFWKRDKNTPHTMLHPDHHSLNSFSAINRRDSMTPIEPRNKAKHKTSFSDFHKAIFNSNTYSESNDTLSSMETTLKNKASSSSLSLNVLKKRSSQSSLKHKSSHASLQKFKRNKGKTSMMAPSTVTNSSNEDSCSYSSKNSKLSHRISLPVPDQVSLDKIQNKLRNSNSFLSLNSKSSSPMNKNDHDETLLRQILQNCDIKRILIPSKGDILPLINDINYSSSIQLTSHVWQIGEVICKKVALGPIDDITWDRKFLSLQELEKLKIMKQNFNGTPQLLKSFVVKEASGTLYLYLLFKDHGTPISLISLKNWKQILKIFWSCTGIIHGLETNLKFEHRNLTLDNILIDGNGNITIIDFKCSRLQTPQDDVLCLRLDHPFFFPNEKDKNKINEYQYQFEFEIYQNMRILLDMDATAFEPMTNLYWLYYLSRVLLKLGDRKLGKNDTNRDKMVKVISHLEMNLAVHKRGGQLFKRLETADIKSTGDLLKFFK from the coding sequence ATGGATTTTGAAACGTCATTCGAGGAATTTGTCGAGGATAAACGATTCATTGCCTTAGAGGTATCTGATAACGATGATGATTATGACACTGATTTAACTGCAGATACTGCCGATGCCGCTGAAGAGGTCGAAGACTCTGTTATCTTGAATATGAGGGACTCTAAAGCATCTTTGAACGTTAGCACCAGTAATAGCACACCAAGAAAGACGAATACCAGTTCCAAAAAAAGGTGGTCTTTATTGTCCAACCATTCCGCCGTTTCATCATCTAAATCTAAAAAGAGGTGGTCCGTGCTTTCTTCGAGTTTTACTAGCGAATCACACAAGGACAGAGAACCGAGGGGCGTTTTGCagcaaaaaagaaagtcttTACAAAGCTATTCAAGTTTGGATACAGTGACGTCTAGTAGCTCTATTTCCgcttcttcctctttaaAACGATCATCTACAGGACTTTCCCTCAGGCAGTTGTTTACGAAGATAGGAATCAATGATGAGACCCCACAGTCTGGGATCGGGATCCCAAAAGGTAAGGAGAATTTACCTCCAACTTTGGGGAAACCCCCCTCATCAATGGTGCCCACTAGTTCAGAAAGCAGACTTAGAACCCCGCTGAAGCCGCTAGTTAATCATTCGAAAAGGCCCACTTTACATCCACACtaccaacaacaacagcaacagcaacagcaacaaacATTGTGCAATGCATCATTATCCTCAAGAAGATCATCGGTTTCTTCCACCGCCTCTTCTGCCAGTTCTTCTAAATGGAGGTTCTGGAAGAGGGATAAGAATACACCGCACACTATGTTACATCCGGATCACCATTCCTTAAATTCCTTCTCGGCAATAAACCGTCGTGATTCCATGACACCTATTGAGCCAAGGAATAAGGCCAAGCATAAAACATCTTTTTCAGACTTCCATAAAGCCATTTTTAACTCAAATACGTATTCGGAAAGTAATGATACATTATCATCCATGGAAACAACtttaaaaaacaaagcATCATCCTCAAGTTTATCGTTGAAtgtgttgaagaaaagaagttcGCAGTCAAGTTTGAAACATAAAAGCTCACATGCATCCTtgcaaaaatttaaaagaaacaagGGAAAAACTTCCATGATGGCACCATCAACAGTAACCAATAGTAGTAATGAAGATTCATGTAGCTATAGTTCCAAGAACTCTAAGCTGAGCCATCGAATTTCATTACCTGTACCGGACCAAGTTTCCCTTGATAAAATACAGAATAAATTAAGGAATTCaaactcttttctttcactaAACTCCAAATCATCTTCGCCaatgaacaaaaatgaCCACGATGAGACACTTTTAAGACAGATTTTGCAAAATTGTGATATAAAAAGGATTTTAATCCCGTCAAAAGGAGATATATTGCCTTTAATTAACGATATAAATTATTCGTCATCGATACAGCTAACATCACATGTCTGGCAAATTGGTGAAGTAATCTGTAAGAAGGTAGCTCTGGGCCCTATAGATGACATTACATGGGATAGAAAGTTCTTGTCTTTACAGGAATTGGAGAAACTCAAGATTATGAAACAAAACTTCAATGGCACACCACAACTATTAAAAAGTTTTGTCGTTAAAGAGGCAAGTGGTACATTGTATCTTTATCTACTGTTCAAAGATCATGGTACCCCAATTTCATTAATCTCGctgaaaaattggaaacAGATTCTAAAGATCTTTTGGTCCTGTACAGGGATTATTCATGGGTTGGaaacaaatttgaaatttgaacATCGTAACCTGACATTGgataatattttaataGATGGTAATGGGAATATAACAATTATTGACTTTAAATGTAGCAGATTGCAAACTCCTCAAGATGATGTACTATGTCTACGCTTGGATCATCCGTTCTTTTTCCCGAATGAGAAGGATAAGAATAAGATAAATGAGTATCAATATCAATTCGAGtttgaaatttatcaaaatatgCGAATTTTGTTGGATATGGACGCGACAGCCTTTGAGCCTATGACAAATTTATATTGGTTATACTACTTGTCACGAGTCTTGTTAAAGTTGGGTGACAGAAAGCTCGGTAAGAATGATACAAATAGGGATAAAATGGTTAAGGTGATAAGTCATTTAGAAATGAACTTGGCGGTTCATAAAAGAGGAGGGCAGTTATTCAAGAGGTTGGAGACGGCGGATATTAAGAGTACTGGAGATTTactgaaattttttaaatga
- the GET1 gene encoding GET complex subunit GET1 (similar to Saccharomyces cerevisiae GET1 (YGL020C); ancestral locus Anc_4.101), with the protein MHWAAVVAIFFIVVTKFLQYTNKYHEKWISKFAPGNALSREYSAKMKERHELKEQNNSISAQDNYAKWTKNNRKLDSLDKEINNLKNKIQSENKAFQAHLHKLKLLTLTVPFFVFKIVYGKTPIYKLNSSTSTLFPTFVTGIWSQGWLYVILHPLRTISQKWHIMEGKFGFSKLDAMALQSVSLGIWIWALMNVINGTEFIVNQLFLTPKMEAPAFANTQEEKNLDCTDNNVILD; encoded by the coding sequence atgcaTTGGGCAGCAGTTGTGGCAATATTCTTTATCGTTGTCACAAAGTTTTTACAGTACACGAACAAATATCACGAGAAATGGATCTCTAAGTTTGCACCAGGCAATGCATTATCAAGAGAATATTCAGCCAAGATGAAAGAACGTCatgaattgaaagaacaaaacaaCTCCATTTCTGCCCAGGATAATTATGCAAAGTGGACGAAGAACAATAGAAAATTGGACTCTTTAGACAAGGAGATAAATAActtgaagaataaaatacAATCAGAAAATAAAGCTTTTCAAGCTCATCTTCACAAGCTGAAATTATTGACATTAACGGTGCCTTTTTTTGTGTTCAAGATTGTGTACGGTAAAACGCCTATTTACAAGTTAAACTCTTCCACGAGCACTTTGTTCCCTACCTTTGTCACAGGCATTTGGTCTCAAGGCTGGCTCTATGTTATATTGCACCCGCTAAGAACAATCTCTCAAAAATGGCACATAATGGAAGGCAAATTTGGCTTTTCTAAACTCGATGCTATGGCTTTACAGAGCGTCTCTCTAGGGATCTGGATTTGGGCTTTGATGAACGTCATAAATGGTACAGAATTTATTGTTAACCAATTATTTCTGACTCCCAAAATGGAAGCACCTGCATTTGCTAATACtcaagaggaaaaaaacttAGATTGTACCGACAATAACGTTATCCTAGATTAG
- the CKB1 gene encoding casein kinase 2 regulatory subunit CKB1 (similar to Saccharomyces cerevisiae CKB1 (YGL019W); ancestral locus Anc_4.102) has translation MSQEFVEDYSRTGSSDDEDSGAYDEWIPSFCSRFGHEYFCQVPTEFIEDDFNMTSLSQEVPHYRKALDLILDLEAMSDEEEDEDDVVEEDEVDQEMQGNDGHDEGKRKNKSPVVNKSIIEHAAEQLYGLIHARFILTKPGLQAMAEKFDHKEFGTCPRYFCNGMQLLPCGLSDTVGKHTVRLYCPSCQDLYLPQSSRFLCLEGAFWGTSFPGVFLKHFKELEDYVERKSKESYELKVFGFRINDEAVSGPRMKWLRQYPSTDEDWEEFAKCEFETPAV, from the coding sequence ATGTCTCAAGAGTTTGTAGAAGACTATTCACGTACGGGATCCTCAGACGACGAGGATAGTGGAGCATATGACGAGTGGATCCCATCGTTCTGTTCCAGATTTGGCCATGAATACTTCTGTCAAGTGCCTACCGAATTTATTGAGGACGATTTCAATATGACTTCGTTATCCCAAGAAGTACCTCACTACCGGAAGGCCCTGGATTTGATATTGGATTTAGAGGCCATGagcgatgaagaagaagacgagGACGATGTGgtggaagaagacgaagTAGACCAGGAAATGCAAGGTAATGACGGTCATGATGAAGGCAAGAGGAAAAACAAGTCGCCTGTGGTGAATAAAAGCATTATCGAGCACGCAGCAGAACAATTATACGGACTAATTCACGCAAGATTCATTCTAACTAAGCCAGGTTTGCAAGCAATggctgaaaaatttgatcaCAAGGAATTTGGTACGTGCCCCCGCTACTTCTGTAATGGTATGCAATTGCTGCCTTGTGGCTTGAGCGATACAGTGGGGAAACACACCGTAAGGTTGTACTGTCCCAGTTGTCAGGACCTATATCTTCCTCAATCATCCAGATTTCTCTGTCTCGAAGGTGCGTTTTGGGGGACGAGCTTCCCTGGCgtgtttttgaaacatttcaaagaattggaaGATTATGTTGAAaggaaaagtaaagaatCCTATGAGTTGAAAGTTTTCGGGTTCAGGATAAACGATGAGGCAGTATCTGGTCCTAGGATGAAGTGGTTGAGGCAATATCCATCTACGGACGAGGACTGGGAGGAATTTGCTAAATGTGAGTTCGAGACACCGGCAGTTTAA
- the JAC1 gene encoding J-type chaperone JAC1 (similar to Saccharomyces cerevisiae JAC1 (YGL018C); ancestral locus Anc_4.103), with protein sequence MLRYLIQRRFTSTFYELFPKTFPQKLPIWTIDQSKLRKEYRQLQAQHHPDMAQQGSEQSSTLNQAYHTLKDPLRRSQYMLMLLRNIDLTQEQTSNNVTTSDPQLLLKVLDIHDEFSQMDNEDDVKNLAKENKQRIQDIEAHLEQCYNDKDYAAAIKLTVELKYWYNLAKAFKDWVPGKPLELNH encoded by the coding sequence ATGTTGAGGTACTTGATTCAACGAAGATTCACTTCTACCTTTTACGAGCTATTCCCTAAGACGTTCCCCCAAAAACTACCCATTTGGACCATAGATCAATCCAAATTGAGGAAGGAATACAGGCAGTTGCAAGCACAGCATCATCCGGACATGGCCCAGCAAGGTAGTGAGCAATCTTCAACGCTCAACCAAGCTTATCATACGCTCAAAGACCCACTCAGAAGGTCACAATACATGCTTATGCTCTTGCGCAATATCGATTTGACCCAAGAGCAAACTTCAAATAACGTGACAACTAGTGATCCGCAGCTCTTATTGAAAGTGCTGGACATTCATGATGAATTTTCCCAGATGGATAACGAAGATGATGTGAAGAACCTGGCAAAGGAGAACAAACAAAGAATTCAGGATATAGAAGCACATTTGGAGCAGTGCTACAATGACAAAGATTATGCCGCCGCGATAAAATTGACGGTGGAATTGAAATACTGGTATAATTTGGCTAAAGCATTCAAGGACTGGGTTCCAGGTAAACCGTTAGAATTGAATCACTAG
- the ATE1 gene encoding arginyltransferase (similar to Saccharomyces cerevisiae ATE1 (YGL017W); ancestral locus Anc_4.104), translating into MSGRFVIWAPSMHSEPAAKCGYCHGNKGENKDQLFALDSWAHRYMDKMDAIEIENCTMGSFVEHMDMDTYDRLCNMGFRRSGKFLYKVDPLRNCCRLYTIRTTPREVAMTKELKKCVSRFANRITGGDCCSAALPSSDFVGRIVDAELNSKAFHTRFEPALYSDEKYQLFVKYQENVHQDYKNSPKSFKRFLCDTPFGPEEVLGTQESWEQLNNWQSMKPGEKLKHVGPAHECYYHEDKLIAIAVSDILPSGISSVYFIWDPDYSKWSLGKLSALRDLAIIQKTNLQYYYLGYYIQDCPKMNYKANYGAEILDVCHGKYIPLKSIENMISRGKLFVLGEKKAKVSKELYLADTDTRKLLSFPTDNAVKYKNIAEEIYGAEGCAFESANESALELKELYGIPYEEEDLDTIYHLKEQNTHFPSGIPNVVPGLLPLWELLDIMQSGKITDLEGKLLLFEIETEGIRLLMNFYNEPPTVKKRICDVIRLFGFETCMKAVILYSEQM; encoded by the coding sequence ATGTCCGGTAGATTTGTTATTTGGGCACCTTCGATGCATAGTGAACCTGCTGCCAAGTGTGGATATTGTCATGGCAATAAGGGAGAAAACAAGGACCAGTTGTTTGCATTGGATTCATGGGCCCATCGCTACATGGATAAAATGGACGCTATAGAAATAGAAAACTGTACAATGGGCTCTTTTGTGGAACATATGGACATGGACACATATGACCGTTTGTGTAATATGGGATTTAGACGGTCCGGTAAGTTCCTTTACAAAGTGGACCCACTaagaaattgttgtagATTATACACAATTAGAACCACTCCTCGAGAAGTCGCCATGACgaaagaattgaagaaatgtGTTAGCCGTTTTGCCAATAGGATAACCGGCGGTGACTGTTGTTCGGCTGCTCTTCCAAGCAGTGATTTTGTTGGTAGAATTGTTGATGCAGAGTTGAATTCCAAGGCATTCCATACCAGATTTGAGCCCGCACTCTATAGCGACGAAAAGTATCAGTTGTTTGTCAAATATCAGGAAAATGTACATCAAGACTACAAGAATTCACCCAAGTCTTTCAAACGATTCTTATGTGATACGCCGTTTGGTCCCGAAGAGGTGTTGGGGACACAAGAATCGTGGGAGCAGCTGAACAATTGGCAGAGTATGAAGCCAGGCGAGAAACTGAAGCATGTGGGACCTGCCCACGAATGTTACTACCACGAAGATAAATTAATCGCCATTGCTGTATCAGATATCTTACCCAGTGGTATATCTTCTGTGTACTTTATCTGGGATCCAGATTACAGTAAATGGTCTCTAGGAAAGCTCAGTGCTTTACGTGACCTTGCCATTATTCAAAAGACAAATCTGCAATACTACTATCTGGGGTATTATATCCAGGACTGCCCCAAGATGAATTACAAGGCAAACTACGGTGCAGAAATTTTGGATGTGTGTCATGGTAAATACATCCCATTGAAAAGTATTGAAAATATGATCTCTAGAGGCAAACTCTTCGTCCTAGGTGAAAAGAAGGCAAAAGTTTCCAAAGAGCTTTACCTCGCTGATACTGATACTAGAAAATTGCTTAGCTTTCCCACGGATAACGCTGTCAAGTACAAGAACATTGCCGAAGAGATATACGGTGCTGAGGGATGTGCATTTGAATCCGCCAACGAATCTGCATTGGAATTGAAAGAACTCTATGGTATACCGtatgaagaggaagattTGGATACCATCTACCATCTGAAAGAACAGAATACCCATTTTCCAAGTGGTATTCCCAATGTGGTACCTGGATTGCTCCCGTTGTGGGAACTGTTGGACATTATGCAATCAGGTAAGATTACTGACCTGGAGGGAAAACTACTCttgtttgaaattgaaacgGAGGGAATTCGGCTTTTGATGAACTTTTATAATGAGCCACCCACTGTCAAGAAACGTATCTGTGATGTGATACGATTGTTTGGCTTCGAAACTTGCATGAAGGCAgtcattttatatagtGAGCAAATGTAA